From the genome of Castor canadensis chromosome 4, mCasCan1.hap1v2, whole genome shotgun sequence, one region includes:
- the Cmklr2 gene encoding chemerin-like receptor 2, giving the protein MEDLKETLYEEFENYSYPLEYYSLESDLEEKVYLGVVHWVSLVLCGLAFVLGIPGNAIVIWFTGFKWKKTVTTVWFLNLAIADFIFVLFLPLYISYVAMNFHWPFGIWLCKANSFIAQLNMFSSVFFLTVISLDRYIHLIHPVLSHRYRTLRNSLVVVLFVWLLASLIGGPALYFRDTLELNNHTLCYNNFHEHDPDLTLMRHHVLTWVKFIIGYLFPLLTMSICYLCLIFKVNKRSILISSKHFWTILVVVMAFLICWTPYHLFSIWELTIHHSSYFLPVLQAGLPLSTGLAFLNSCLNPILYVLISKKFQARFRASVAEILKHTLCEVSCSGTVSEQLRNSETKNLSLLETAQ; this is encoded by the coding sequence ATGGAAGATCTAAAGGAAACGTTGTATGAAGAATTTGAGAACTACTCCTATCCCCTGGAATATTATTCTCTGGAATCTGATTTGGAGGAGAAAGTCTACCTAGGTGTTGTTCACTGGGTCTCCCTGGTGTTATGTGGCTTAGCGTTTGTTCTGGGAATTCCAGGAAATGCCATTGTCATTTGGTTCACAGGATTTAAGTGGAAGAAGACAGTTACCACTGTCTGGTTCCTCAATCTGGCCATTGCggatttcatttttgttctcttcCTGCCCCTGTACATCTCCTATGTGGCCATGAATTTCCACTGGCCCTTTGGCATTTGGTTGTGCAAGGCCAATTCCTTCATTGCCCAGTTGAACATGTTTTCTAGTGTTTTCTTCCTGACAGTGATCAGCCTGGACCGCTATATCCACTTGATCCATCCTGTCTTGTCTCATCGGTATCGAACTCTGAGGAACTCCCtggttgttgttttatttgtctgGCTTTTAGCTTCTCTAATTGGTGGTCCTGCCCTATACTTCCGGGACACTCTGGAGCTCAATAACCACACTCTTTGCTATAACAATTTCCACGAGCATGATCCTGACCTCACTTTGATGAGGCACCATGTTCTGACCTGGGTGAAATTTATCATCGGCTACCTCTTCCCTTTGCTAACGATGAGTATTTGCTACCTGTGTCTCATCTTCAAGGTGAATAAGAGAAGCATACTGATTTCCAGTAAGCATTTCTGGACAATCCTGGTTGTGGTCATGGCCTTTTTGATTTGCTGGACTCCTTATCACCTGTTTAGCATTTGGGAGCTCACCATTCACCATAGTAGCTACTTTCTCCCGGTGCTGCAGGCCGGACTCCCCCTCTCTACTGGTTTGGCATTCCTTAATAGTTGCTTGAACCCCATCCTTTATGTCCTAATTAGTAAAAAGTTCCAAGCTCGCTTCAGGGCCTCTGTTGCTGAGATACTAAAGCATACACTGTGTGAAGTAAGCTGTTCTGGCACAGTCAGTGAACAGCTCAGAAACTCTGAAACCAAAAATCTGTCTCTCCTGGAAACAGCTCAGTGA